ATATGATACGGCACGGCGAGTGCTCCCGTGGCAGGGCTGAGCTCCATAAGAGTCTCGGCCTCGCGTTGCACCTCCTCGAGAGTCAGGTTGAGTACGGCCGGGTGGTCGGCGCACATGATGACCGGGAACGCGTCCTCGGTGCCCTCGATGATCCCCGGAAGGGGTTCTAGGGGCGAGATCGGCTGCGTGGAGCAGACCGGGGCCGAGGCGGGTTTGCCCCGCGGGTGGTAGTACTCGTAGAACGGCCGGCCGTCACGccgctcgagggcggcgatgatcCTGGAGAAGGTCTCGAATTTGTCCTGCGGCTGGTACAGCGTCGACGACAGGAGGCGCATGACCTTGGAGTAGGTcaccagcagcggcagctcgggcccgttgtcgtcggcgtcgtcgtcgtcgtccgtggCGGGGAAGATGACGGGATGCGTCTTGAGCCCGGACAGCAGCTCACCGAACCTCTGcatgacggcctcgggcgtcggCGCGTGGAAGGCGCACCTCTCAGGCCCGGCGCGGTGGCAGAAGTCGTAAAAGGCGAAGAGCACCTTGTCCGTGTCGCGGACAAAGTTGATGTGGGCGTAGTTGAACCACTCCCGGTAGTCGACGTTGCCGTCGCTGACGAGACGGTCCACCTTGTCCGGGTacatggcggcgaagacgccgccgaggataGTGCCGTAGCTGAAGCCCCAGTACCTGAGCTTGTCGTTGCCCGTCTGGTGCACGATCTCGAGCATGTccctggcggcggaggtggtgcCGATGTGCTCCAGGATGCCCGAGGGTCTCATGGCCCTCTCGCAGGCCTGTGAGTACGCGGCCGCCCGGGTgaagagctcgccgaggatgcCCTCGTGGGAGTCGAGGATGCCAGGATCCTGTAGTTCCCAGCTCTGGCCCTGTTGCGGCGAGGACCAGCACTCGAGTCTCGGGATGGATGCGCCGACTGTCGGGGGCAGTTAATCAAAGTAAGACTACGAGGAAAAGAATTCCGGTGCCGTAAACCACGTCGGTCGAACTTACCACCTCGCGGGTCAAAGCTGATGAGATCCTATGTTCATTCCATCAGCATCTGCATCTCTGCTGGGGATTCTGATATGAGACAAAGACTCACATGGTTTGTGCCGACGATCTCGTGCAGCATCCGGCCATGGTTTCTCATTGACCAAACCCCAGAGCCGCCAGGGCCCTACAGTTTACTTGTCAGTGTCTCGAAAACCATAATCGGGGAATATGCTGTTTCGTGCTGGCGTTGCCGCTTACACCGGGGTTAAAGATGACCGGCCCTCTGTAATCGGACGTGTCGGTGGCGCGGATCctgacgatggcgaggacaACTCGGTGGTCATCCCGCGGCTGCTGCCAGTCCATGGGAACCTGCAGAAGAACCTGTTAGACGCTGCAGTCACACTCGCGAGGGCGCGcgtgttgtgtgtgtgcacTAACATCCAGTCTAGCGCAGTCGTAACCCCCGTCCTCGAAGCAGCTGTGCCACTTAAGGGTCCTGCTTGGCTTGATCTGTTGTTACACCTTGTGTCAGCATCGAAGACTTAACACCCAAGGtgttcctcctccctccggggggggggggggactaGGAGGGGTCTCCCCTTACGCTTGACCAGCTCCATTCAGTCGAACTGCCTTGTCCAGGAACTCCGAAGTGATGGTCGTTGTGCCTGGAGAAGGACCATGGCGGCGCGGACAGAAAATTCCCTCTGATAAGCGCCGTCAGCGCCAGAACCgacagggcggcggcggtgacggccgCTCTGCCCTTTGCCCTCGGACCGCCGCTGGTCTCGATCTCTTTGGGCCCCAAGAACCCcggcgtcttcttctcgctgTTCATGTCTTCTACTACTTCATGTATAAAAGGAATATGCCAGTGTGCTTTTAATGATACGGTCTTGAGGGCCAAggcgagaaggaaagaaagggagaaggggaaacGACAGTCTAAGCCGTACGCATTTTAGACCAGCTGATCACAAGTCcgtagggggggggggggggggtcgtcCCTTGTTCCAGATCGCCGACTCATGGCTAAGCAGCTAGAAGAAACATTGCGAGTAAGCATAGGGAACACAGCAGGTGTCGACTGGATCAGGTCTAGCGCATCCTTCGTCCCTCTTGGCTTTTGATCCAATGCGGGTGGGAAAGGTGTCGGAAGAtaaggaagggaagggagggggggaggccAGTGCTGGAACCCTGGAATTCCTTCAAATAGcattttccttttttcctcTATTTTTTTTTCATCTGGTTGTGAGAGTTGCTAGATGGAAAAGAGTTTGAAGGGCGCGTGTGCCCGTGTCAGTTACTCGCATTCCATCAGGCCACgtttgctgttgctgttgctgttatCGGTTTCATTttaagaaagaaaaaatGATCAGACTCGGTTGACGATTCAGTTTGGCAGCAAGGAAACAAGGAAACAATGTTTGGTTGAGCTGGTCTGGAGCCGATACCTGACGAATCTCAACGGGCCGGTCTGCCCCCATCACAAGCGTGtccccggccggccggccggccggcgttCGATGCCGAAACAGGGCCTTGCTTTCGTGGGTCACTCTGGCCGCGGTGGAGCAAGGGAATTCAGGGTCCATCCCGTGCATCCGGGTTATAAACACAAGACATATCACCAGTCTGCCACTGTCATTGTAATGAAGTCTTCCTCAACAAGAGTTTTGGTCAACTgagcccctcccccctcccctctcctccaagATGCCCTCAAAGCGGGCAGGTCCGGCCCAAGCAACCTTTTGACGGGAGGGCAGAAGGTTAATCCCAATTTATCGAAAAATGGGACGATGGACAGATAACGCCAGCCATTAAGAGATTAAGAGCCGTTGAAGCAGCGGCGGGATGCTATCAGCGAGCCCTATCACACGACTACCAACGACGCGAGGAGGATGACAATGTCGACAACGTGATAGGCTCTTCTGCTCCCTCCTTCGCAAccccgcgcgcgcgcgcgcgggCGCGGGATTTCTCGCAGGCCGGAAGACAAACGGCTGCGGCGGGAGGACACTTCCGCCCGCATCTTCTCATTCATCTTATAAGTCCCACCCTCTTGTAGGCGACATCCGTGCGTTACTCTTTCTTGAACTCTCCTGCGCTGTACTGTACTCTACTGTACTGTGTTatgctgtgctgtgctgtgctgtgctgtgctgtgctgtgctaTGCTGTATTGTGTTGTGCTGTAAGAAACTTACTTTCGCTGGTAGTCGTCTCGAGTGTAACCTTAGCCAGGTTGATTGCGTCGCCCAGTGGGCGGCAATGACTCGAGACTGAATTAAAGCCGCCCGAGCGTCTCCTTGGTCAAGACTCAAGCTCATCATGAGTCGGTCCATAGCTCGTTCGTCCGaggcagacgacgacgacgaggaggacggcaacaacgacaacgaaCGCACCAGTCTCTTGGCCAAGACGGCAACGCCCCAAGACGAGAACAACCGCAACATGGGGGTTTTCACGTCGTTTCAGAGTCATGTCTACTCGAGGGCTCCGTCTTCTCTCGATTTGGCCTCTTCAGACGCGATAGACCACGACAGTATCGCCTTGATCAGAGACCCCGTGGATGTCGAGCTGGCTGACAAGAAGCCTCGCGAACTTGACGAAGATGGCGAACATGACGACCTAAGGAAGTCCTCTGACTCTGACTCCGAGGTCTTCGAGTCCGGTGTTGGCAAAATCGAGGCAGCGCAAGCCCTATGGGGTAGAAAGGGCAGATGGCTGGTGATCCTTGGGTAGGTCGGTTCATGATCGAATCACTTTCataacccccctcccttgagGCTGTtgagaaggagagagagagcgtaAAACCGAGTTGCTGATAGTCAAGGGGTTAGTCTTGCTCTGGTCATGATCATCTAGTAAGTCACACACGCCAACCAGATCCTCGACCCGTGACAACTCCCTCAGTTCTGACCGTCGAACAGCGAGATCGACAACACAACCGTCAGCATCTACAACAACTACGCcacctcgtccttctcggcgctCTCCAGGCTGGCAACGCTCAGCACCGCAACagccatcgtcttcgccgtcgtcaagcCGCTCATCGCCAAGCTGTCCAACGTCGTCGGGCGCGGCGAGGCCTACATCGTCGCCATGTCCTTCTACGTCCTGGGCTACGTCCTcatggcctcgtccgcctcctTCAACGCCTACGCGGCGGGCGCCATCTTCTACGCCATCGGCCAGTCCGGCACCAACATCATGAAcgacatcatcgtcgccgacatcacCACCGCCCGCTGGCGCGGCTTCGCCATcagcttcctcttcttccccttcctcatcACCCCGTGGGCCGccggcttcatcgtcgacgacgtcgtcaggCCCGGCGGCATCGGCTGGCGCTGGGGCATCGGCATGTACGCCATCCTCATGCCCATCAGCTCGGCCGTCATCATCTCAACGCTGCTCTACTACCAGAGGAGGGCCAAGAACAGGGGCCTCGTCcccagaaagaagaagacgaccctCCACGGCTTCTGCTCCCAGATCGACCTGGGCGGCTCGCTCCTACTGTGCGCAGGCTTCGCCATGGTCTTGGTACCCTTGACCCTGGCGGCGAACAGCTCCTCCGGCGGCAACAGCTGGGGGACGCCGTACACCGTCGTCCTAGTCGTCATTGGGgggctcgtcctcgccgccctgcccTTTTACGAGAAGTTCGCCGCGAGGAACCCGATCCTGCCGCCGCACTATTTCCGCAACCGGACCATCGctctctgcctcttcctcatcgccagCGACTCCGTCGGCTTCTCCAGCACGCACACATACCTCTACTCGTGGGCCACGGTGGCCCGCGGGTTCACCGCCCGCGACGCCACCTTCTTCCAGTACACGCACGGCGTCATGCAGTGCGTGACGGCCATCACCGGCGGGCTCGCCATGGCGTACACCCGGCGGTACAAGTGGTTGCTCGTCTCGGGAGCGACGGTCCGCTTCATCGGGTACGGCGTCATGCTCCGGCTGCGCGGCGCCGAGAACTCGGTCGCCGAGATCTTCATCGTCCAGGTCATCCAGGGCCTGGGCTCCGGCTTCATGCAGCTGTCGATCCTCGTGCCCGCGCAGATCGTCGTGCCGCACCGCGAGATGCCCCAGgtcaccgccctcgtcaTCTGTTTCGCCGTGCTCGGAAGCAGCATCGGCGGCTGCGTTGCCGGGGCCATCTACTCCAACACGTTCAAGCCTGCGCTGTATCGATATCTCGGGGCCGGGGCTTCTTCCCAACTCGTTGACTCCTTGTTCAACTCGATTGTCGGCACAGCCCCGGCATGGGGCACTCCGGAGAGAAACGCCATCAACCACGCGGTATGCTCTGTGTAACATCTCTTTCATCTCCTCTTCTCGCCCCCCCAAAACAGACCTGGGATGCTGATTTCACGACTGGACAGTTCACGGATGTGATGAAGTACATGGTCTACACTGCCGTTGGAGCATCAACCCCCGGTGTCATTCTGGTCTGGCTTCTCCCGAATTATACGTTGCCGTAAGTGCTCCAAAGACGCCTTTGCCGTATATATTGCTGACCAACTGAAAGTGACCGGAACAATATTGTCGAAACTTGAAATGGGAAACCCATCGGTTTGCTTCAAGAGGCTCTAGATTTAGGGGTATCCGGGACGAGATGAGTAACTTGTGTGGTTCTCATCCCAAATAGACTTGTAGGGATTTACAAGGCGTTCAATACTTCCAACGCTGTGATAGATAGCGGCTTGGCTTTCCAGTCATATGGCTGTCCTTAGCGGTCTCTTTGAGCGCATCGCCCTGTTATCAAGTGGGTGATGTTGGTGTACATGCTGCTGTGTCATGACCAGGTCTCTGACACATTGCCATGACGATCGAAAATATACCAACCAAACCCAGATGTAGCGAAGGAAAAGGTGAACATGTCAGGACATTAACTTAGATTGATACCCGGGTATGACTAAATCGAATCTATGGCAAGTACATCAGACAAATGACTGACATTCACTATCAACTGAATATGATAACCGAGCAAATTTGGCCGGTTTCCTCTTTTCCGCCCGTGCAGCGCCGCGGTTTACTTTCAATTTTTCAGCCAGACTTTGAACCGTGTCGTCACAATTGTAGGTGATGACAgtctcgccctcggcctcggcacgACAGCTGGGTCATCCTTGTCTCGCACGAATGGCACATGGAGAGAAGACAAGGTGGGGAAGACGGCGGTACCTGGGCTGGGGATACTCGGTGAGCTCCAAGATTGGAGTTCTCTTGTTCGTTATGCCGTTTTCGGACTTGCTTCGCATCAGAACCATATGCAGATCAGGTGTGGAGGCGGTGCCGGGCCTGAGTGAACGTTCTCTGGACCAGCTGGCCGGCTCAACTACATGAACGTTGGGGGCGGTGTTGAGACCTTCTTGAGGGTGACCTTAACCATCAGGTGTGCACGACGATCGAGAAAGCCCCCTGGCTGATGCGTATACCCGGAGCTGGCAGCGAACTTGCCATCGATCCTCTCACTGATGCCTGGAGATGGCGGAATGTCCCCGATCTGTCTATGAGAAAGCCAAAGCCGGTGAGGTG
The DNA window shown above is from Colletotrichum destructivum chromosome 2, complete sequence and carries:
- a CDS encoding Putative alpha/beta hydrolase-1, peptidase S33 tripeptidyl aminopeptidase-like protein, whose amino-acid sequence is MNSEKKTPGFLGPKEIETSGGPRAKGRAAVTAAALSVLALTALIRGNFLSAPPWSFSRHNDHHFGVPGQGSSTEWSWSSIKPSRTLKWHSCFEDGGYDCARLDVPMDWQQPRDDHRVVLAIVRIRATDTSDYRGPVIFNPGGPGGSGVWSMRNHGRMLHEIVGTNHDLISFDPRGVGASIPRLECWSSPQQGQSWELQDPGILDSHEGILGELFTRAAAYSQACERAMRPSGILEHIGTTSAARDMLEIVHQTGNDKLRYWGFSYGTILGGVFAAMYPDKVDRLVSDGNVDYREWFNYAHINFVRDTDKVLFAFYDFCHRAGPERCAFHAPTPEAVMQRFGELLSGLKTHPVIFPATDDDDDADDNGPELPLLVTYSKVMRLLSSTLYQPQDKFETFSRIIAALERRDGRPFYEYYHPRGKPASAPVCSTQPISPLEPLPGIIEGTEDAFPVIMCADHPAVLNLTLEEVQREAETLMELSPATGALAVPYHMTCNQRTTRPRWRFDGPFEGKTDHPILFIANRADNITPLLSARNNSAGFPGSAILVQNSYGHTSLAAPSKCTRQYINAYFQNGTLPPAGTECEGDSQPFGPRVGPEVRVYHNPLYL
- a CDS encoding Putative major facilitator superfamily, MFS transporter superfamily, which gives rise to MSRSIARSSEADDDDEEDGNNDNERTSLLAKTATPQDENNRNMGVFTSFQSHVYSRAPSSLDLASSDAIDHDSIALIRDPVDVELADKKPRELDEDGEHDDLRKSSDSDSEVFESGVGKIEAAQALWGRKGRWLVILGLALVMIIYEIDNTTVSIYNNYATSSFSALSRLATLSTATAIVFAVVKPLIAKLSNVVGRGEAYIVAMSFYVLGYVLMASSASFNAYAAGAIFYAIGQSGTNIMNDIIVADITTARWRGFAISFLFFPFLITPWAAGFIVDDVVRPGGIGWRWGIGMYAILMPISSAVIISTLLYYQRRAKNRGLVPRKKKTTLHGFCSQIDLGGSLLLCAGFAMVLVPLTLAANSSSGGNSWGTPYTVVLVVIGGLVLAALPFYEKFAARNPILPPHYFRNRTIALCLFLIASDSVGFSSTHTYLYSWATVARGFTARDATFFQYTHGVMQCVTAITGGLAMAYTRRYKWLLVSGATVRFIGYGVMLRLRGAENSVAEIFIVQVIQGLGSGFMQLSILVPAQIVVPHREMPQVTALVICFAVLGSSIGGCVAGAIYSNTFKPALYRYLGAGASSQLVDSLFNSIVGTAPAWGTPERNAINHAFTDVMKYMVYTAVGASTPGVILVWLLPNYTLPDRNNIVET